The sequence below is a genomic window from Prochlorococcus marinus CUG1438.
AGATATAGCAATAATGGGATGTATTGTTAATGGGCCAGGAGAAATGGCAGATGCTGATTATGGTTATGTTGGGAAAGGTAAAGGAACTATTGCCTTATATAGAAGGAAAGAAGAGATAAAAAGAGTACCTGAAGATGAGGGGGTTAATGCTTTAATTCAACTTATAAAGGATGATGGAAAGTGGATTGATCCTTAAGGATTTGTCAAATTTTTGAAATTATAAATAAATTCTTTTTATAATAAAAAATATCAGATTAATTGAAGATTAAGAAAATTGCTTAAAAAAAAATTTATAATTCTTTTTGCGACAACCTTTTCTGGGGTATTTTTTAATAATTTTGCAGAAGCAACAGTTTTAAATAATAGTTATAAAGAAGTAATTGATCATGTTTGGCAAATTGTATATAGAGATTTTCTTGATTCAAACGGGAAATTTCAAAAGTCTAATTGGATTAATCTAAGAAAAGAAGTTTTATCAAAAACATATTCAGACAGCAATGAAGCATATGATGCGATTAGAGATATGCTTTCCAAATTAGATGATTCTTATACAAGATTTTTAGAACCTAGGGAATTTAGTCAAATGCGAATTGATACCTCTGGTGAATTGACTGGAGTAGGTATCCAAATAGTTAAAGATAAAGAATCTGATGCTTTAATAATTATTTCACCCTTAGAGGGCACCCCTGCATTTGATGCTGGAATTAAAGCTAGAGATAAAATATTATCGATAGATGATATTTCTACTGAAGGAATGAATATAGAGGATGCCGTGAAATTAATTAGAGGACAAAGAGGTACTAAAGTTAAACTTGAAATTCTTAGAGGTTCCAAATCATTTTTTCAGACTTTATCAAGAGAAAAGATTGAAATAAAATCTGTATCAAGTAAAGTCAATCAAACCAAAAACGGCTTATTAATTGGCTATTTAAGGATTAAACAATTTAATGCAAATGCATCAAAAGAGACTAGAAATGCTATCAAGGATTTAGAAACAAAAAAAGTTTCAGGATATGTTCTTGACTTGAGAAGTAATCCTGGCGGTTTATTAGAATCAAGCATTGATATCTCAAGGCACTTTATAAACAAAGGAATAATAGTAAGTACGGTTAGTAAAGATGGTTTAAAAGAAACAAAAAGAGGAAACGGTCAAGCTTTAACAAAAAAGCCCTTAGTCGTTTTAGTTAATGAGGGTTCTGCTAGCGCTAGTGAAATAGTTTCTGGTGCAATAAAAGATAACAAAAGAGGAAAATTAGTAGGGAAGAAAACTTTTGGCAAAGGTCTAGTTCAATCTATGAGAACATTAGTTGATGGTTCAGGGTTAACTGTTACAGTCGCTAAGTATTTAACTCCTAACGGCACTGATATAAACAAATCTGGAATTATTCCAGACATAGAAGTAAAAATGAATATCAACCCTATTCTTCCAAGAGAGATTGGGACAAGAAAAGATAAACAATATAGAGTTGGCGAAAAAGAGCTAATAAATATAATTAATAGAAACAATCAGATAAGTGAATTTAGACCAAACACTACAAACCTTAATGCATTATTGAAAATTAATAATGAAGATAAAGTATTTTCATTAAATTAATTACTCATATCCAGCATTCTCTTTATTGGTAAATAGGCTCTTCTTATTATTTCTGGGTCAAGTTCGATTGATGGAGAATTATTTTTCAAACAATCTAGAATTTTTTCTAAAGTATTTAATTTCATATATGGACACTCGTTACATTTACAACCTTCTATGTCTGGAACTTCTATAAAGATTTTATTGGGTTCTTTCTTCTTCATTTGATGTATTATTCCAGGTTCAGTTAATACCAAGTAAGTTTTAGATGAATCTTTGGTGACGAAATCAAGCAACCTACTGGTAGATCCAATAAAGTCCGAGAGAATTAGCAAATTTTGATTACATTCAGGATGGGCAATAACTTTTGCTTCCGGATTTTGGTATTTTAATTTTAATAAAGCTTCTTCACTAAATGATTCATGAACAATGCAGCTGCCTGGCCATAATTTGAGATTTCTGCCAGAATTTTTTTGTACCCATCTCCCAAGATTCTGATCTGGTGCAAAGATTATCTTTTTATCTTCAGGTATCTTGTTAACTAATTCAACTGCGTTACTGCTTGTACATATCAAATCACTTTGCGCTTTTACATCCGCAGTGCAATTTATGTAACTTACTACAAAGTGGTCTGGATTCTCTTCCCTGAACTTTTGAAACTTATCTGGTGGACAATCGTCTGCTAATGAGCATCCGGCGTCTATATCCGGTAATAAGACTGTTTTCTTTGGGCTAAGTATTTTTGCGGTTTCGGCCATAAAGTGCACACCGCAAAAAATTATTATATCAGCATCATTATTTGCAGCTTTCCTAGATAGATCTAATGAATCGCCAATGAAATCTGCAATTTCCTGAATCTCTGGAGCTTGATAATAGTGCGCAAGAATAATTGCATTAGCTTTTTTGCAACGCTCCTTTATCTCAGAAATCAAATCCTCATCATTTTGAACTGATTTCTGTTTTGCAGTAGAAGTTATACTGGTCAGGATTTAGAATATCTCTAAATAGATTATATGCCTTTAAACAGAAAAAATTCTGACAAATTTAAAAATTGCTATTGTTGGTGACTGTCATGGTCAATGGTCTGAATTAGACTTGAAAGTTTTATCGATTGTCAACCCAAATATTGTTTTATTTGTTGGTGATATTTCTGATGGGAGCATCAAGATAATTAAAAAAATCAATGAGATCAAAATTCCTACTTTTGTGATTCTAGGAAATCATGATAGAGGGAAAGATTCTACAGGGGAAACTCTCTCAAAGCAGATACGTGTTCTTGGTGAAAAATATTGTGCATGGGATTTGAAAGTTTTTAATAATCAAATAAATTTATTGTCTGCAAGACCCTGTAGTTCTGGCGGCGGCTATTATCTTTCGAAAGAAGTTAAAGGTGTTTATGGACCTATCACCGAACAAGATTCAATAAATAAAATCATCAAATGTTCAGAAAAGAGTATCGAAGATATACCTTTAATAATTATTTCTCATGCTGGCCCCTCGGGTTTAGGCTCAGAACCTAAAAGCATTTGTGGGAAAGACTGGAAATTACCCTCATTAGATTGGGGAGATAGAGATTTGTCTGTAGCTATTTCTCAAATACAAAAGAGAAGAAAAGTTGATCTTGTCATTTTTGGTCATATGCACAACCGGCTTAAAAGAAATCTTGGTTTAAGAGAGATGTTTAAAATTGATAGCAAAGGGACAATTTATTTCAATACTGCTGTGGTGCCAAGATATAAAACTGATGAAGATGGGAAATTACTAATTAACTTTTCATGGATTGAGTTTGAAAAAAAGGGATTGAGTCATGTTTCTCATCGATGGTATTCAGAGTCTGGTGAAATTCGTGAAGAAGATAAATTTTTTTAGGATTAGATGTTTCTGTCCATATTTTAAGTATTTTTGGGCTTTTCATATCTTGAAAATAAAGTTTGAGACAAGATATAACCCGCAATTCCTGCGGCTGTAAAAGCTAAACCATTTTTAAATAAAGGTAATAAATCATTTGTTCTGGATATTATCGGTGCCAAACCAAAAATTCCAAATAACATTCCCCATAAAGGAGAAAGAAGAGCTAAAAATCCAATTGATATGACTTGACCTTCTTTTCTTGGGGCAGATGCAAAACCTGCTACTAAACCTCCAAGAATCGATGTACATAAAGTCCATATATATTGCTCTTTGGGTAGGCCAGGGACAACTTGGCATCCTCCTCTTTCGAGGCAAATCTTTACTGAATCAATTGCATCTAATACGGCACCATCCTCACCGTGATCTTTAACATAATATTGGTTGCCAAATCTTGTTTGAAGTTCAACCCAAAATAACCTTGGCATAAAATTAAAATAAGCTTCTCCGACATTAAAGTTCAGTAAATTTCCTCCTCTAGGGTCCGCAACAACCAACAAACTTGTTTCATCTAAATCCCAATAGTCCTTTATTGCACTACCAGGTGAACTCTCAAACTGAGATAAATATTTAATTTTCCACCCACTTTCAATTTCTAGATTGTTGAGCTTTTCCTCTAAAGATTTTTTCTGAATAGGGCTTAATGTTTTTGCTAAATCAATTACGGGTGTTTTTTCTTCTGGTAAGAGATTTGGATTATTTAAAGCTAAAACGGGTTTATGTGAAATTAAAACTAATATAGATAGAAATATTCCTAATAAATAGTTAATCTTTGAAGGCATAAATAAGTTTTATCTTTTTATATTTTCGCCGATGAATAGCTTACCTGCGAATAATCCAGATTGGTTAGTAAAAAAAATAATAAAAATGGGTGGGACTATAAGTTTTTATGACTTTATGAATTTTGCATTAAATGATCCTATTAATGGTTATTACGGCAGCGGTAAAGCTGAGTTAGGCGTTCGAGGCGATTTTGTTACATCACCCTCTTTATCTGATGACTTTGCTTTTTTGGTTGGTAAACAAATAAAAGATTGGCTAATTCAGTTCAAAATTAGTTTTTTATCTAATCAGAAATTAGCTGTAACTGAATTTGGAGCTGGAGATGGAAGCTTTATGAGTGGATTAATTAAATATTTTTTAGAAAACAACAAGAATTTTTTAGATGGAGTTTCTTTTGTGATTATTGAACCTAATGAAGGGATGGTAGAAAAACAAAAAAATAAATTAGAGGAATTTTTAAACTTAGGTATTGATATTTTATGGAAAGGTTTAGAAGAAGTAGAGGAAAATAATATAAATGGAATAGTTATTGCAAATGAGGTTTTAGATGCTTTGCCAGTAGAGAGAATAACCTTCTCAAAGGGAAAATTAATTCGACAAGCAGTTTCTATAGACAAAAAATCTCATAAATTATTTTTTGATGAAATGCCAATTACAAGTGAATTGGATAAAAGTATTGAACTTGCTAAAAGCGAGTTAGGAATTACTATTCCGCCTGAAGAAGCTCCTGAAGGATGGACCACCGAATGGCATGTAGATAATTCAAAATGGTTAGAAGCTATTTATGGAAAAATTAATAATGGTATTTTATTGATAATTGATTACGCTAAAGAAGCTAAAAAATACTATAACTCTAAGAATTCTGATGGGACGATAGTTTCTTATGCAAATCAAAAAATGATGAATAATGTCCTAGATTCTCCTGGAAATTGCGATTTAACATCTCATGTTTGTATAGAAACTTTAATTAATGATGCTGAGACTCTTGGATTTAATACTCTTGGAATAACTAAACAAGGAGAGGCTTTGTTGGCACTTGGATTGGCAGAAAGACTTTATGGAATTCAGAAGGAATTTAAGGAGGATTTATCAAATGCTCTTTTAAGAAGAGAGGCATTACTTAGACTCGTTGATCCTGTATGTCTAGGTAATTTTAAGTGGTTTGCTTTTAATAAGTTTAAGGAGAAGAAAATGAATATAAATTCAATCTGTTTGCGTTAAGAAAAAAACTTTAAAAATAATGAATCTTCTACGTCATCATATATATCCACTGCACCAATTTCTTTCGGTAATATAAATCTCATTTTGCCATCACGAACTTTCTTGTCGCCCATAAGTATTGTTAAAACATCTTCTTTATTTATTTTGGGGATCTCGGTAGGAAGATCGTAACTCTCTAATAGAATTTGCTGTCTTTCTAATTCTTCTAGAGACCATAACCCTCTCTCAATTGCTATTTTCCCCGCAATATTCATACCAATTGATATTGCCTCACCATGTAGAAATTTGCCGTATCCACATAAATTTTCAATGACGTGACCAAAAGAATGACCATAATTCAATATCGCTCTAACACCATTTTCATGTTCGTCTTGAGAAACAATATTAGAC
It includes:
- a CDS encoding TPM domain-containing protein: MPSKINYLLGIFLSILVLISHKPVLALNNPNLLPEEKTPVIDLAKTLSPIQKKSLEEKLNNLEIESGWKIKYLSQFESSPGSAIKDYWDLDETSLLVVADPRGGNLLNFNVGEAYFNFMPRLFWVELQTRFGNQYYVKDHGEDGAVLDAIDSVKICLERGGCQVVPGLPKEQYIWTLCTSILGGLVAGFASAPRKEGQVISIGFLALLSPLWGMLFGIFGLAPIISRTNDLLPLFKNGLAFTAAGIAGYILSQTLFSRYEKPKNT
- the nadA gene encoding quinolinate synthase NadA, which encodes MTSTAKQKSVQNDEDLISEIKERCKKANAIILAHYYQAPEIQEIADFIGDSLDLSRKAANNDADIIIFCGVHFMAETAKILSPKKTVLLPDIDAGCSLADDCPPDKFQKFREENPDHFVVSYINCTADVKAQSDLICTSSNAVELVNKIPEDKKIIFAPDQNLGRWVQKNSGRNLKLWPGSCIVHESFSEEALLKLKYQNPEAKVIAHPECNQNLLILSDFIGSTSRLLDFVTKDSSKTYLVLTEPGIIHQMKKKEPNKIFIEVPDIEGCKCNECPYMKLNTLEKILDCLKNNSPSIELDPEIIRRAYLPIKRMLDMSN
- a CDS encoding TIGR04168 family protein; amino-acid sequence: MVGDCHGQWSELDLKVLSIVNPNIVLFVGDISDGSIKIIKKINEIKIPTFVILGNHDRGKDSTGETLSKQIRVLGEKYCAWDLKVFNNQINLLSARPCSSGGGYYLSKEVKGVYGPITEQDSINKIIKCSEKSIEDIPLIIISHAGPSGLGSEPKSICGKDWKLPSLDWGDRDLSVAISQIQKRRKVDLVIFGHMHNRLKRNLGLREMFKIDSKGTIYFNTAVVPRYKTDEDGKLLINFSWIEFEKKGLSHVSHRWYSESGEIREEDKFF
- a CDS encoding PDZ domain-containing protein, whose product is MILFATTFSGVFFNNFAEATVLNNSYKEVIDHVWQIVYRDFLDSNGKFQKSNWINLRKEVLSKTYSDSNEAYDAIRDMLSKLDDSYTRFLEPREFSQMRIDTSGELTGVGIQIVKDKESDALIIISPLEGTPAFDAGIKARDKILSIDDISTEGMNIEDAVKLIRGQRGTKVKLEILRGSKSFFQTLSREKIEIKSVSSKVNQTKNGLLIGYLRIKQFNANASKETRNAIKDLETKKVSGYVLDLRSNPGGLLESSIDISRHFINKGIIVSTVSKDGLKETKRGNGQALTKKPLVVLVNEGSASASEIVSGAIKDNKRGKLVGKKTFGKGLVQSMRTLVDGSGLTVTVAKYLTPNGTDINKSGIIPDIEVKMNINPILPREIGTRKDKQYRVGEKELINIINRNNQISEFRPNTTNLNALLKINNEDKVFSLN
- a CDS encoding SAM-dependent methyltransferase, with product MNSLPANNPDWLVKKIIKMGGTISFYDFMNFALNDPINGYYGSGKAELGVRGDFVTSPSLSDDFAFLVGKQIKDWLIQFKISFLSNQKLAVTEFGAGDGSFMSGLIKYFLENNKNFLDGVSFVIIEPNEGMVEKQKNKLEEFLNLGIDILWKGLEEVEENNINGIVIANEVLDALPVERITFSKGKLIRQAVSIDKKSHKLFFDEMPITSELDKSIELAKSELGITIPPEEAPEGWTTEWHVDNSKWLEAIYGKINNGILLIIDYAKEAKKYYNSKNSDGTIVSYANQKMMNNVLDSPGNCDLTSHVCIETLINDAETLGFNTLGITKQGEALLALGLAERLYGIQKEFKEDLSNALLRREALLRLVDPVCLGNFKWFAFNKFKEKKMNINSICLR